The genomic DNA CGTTCGACAGCGTCGCCGAGAGATCCGCGTTGAGGAGCTGCGCGTACGCCGCCGCCTTGCCCTCGCCGGCGACGTACCGTCGCCGGGCGCCGAGCAGCAGCGCCGCGGCCTGCGGCACCTGGGCCGAGCGGCTGAGCTCCTCGAAAGTCTGGGCGAGCGTGCGCTGCTCGGTCTCGATGATCCGCGCCTGGATGCTCTCGGCGGAGAGGTTGGTGCGGATGCGCTCGCCGTAGCGGTCTCGCGGAGAGACGAGGTCGCGATCCTCCTGGTCGTGATCGTGGTCGTTCATGCCGTGCCCTCTCGAGGTGTCGCGCGGTAGACCGCCGTGTCGTCGTCGAGGCGCGTGGCCCCGACGAGGACGTCCCCGCGGCGGAATGCCGCGGTCATCGTCCGCTCCAGATCCCGCCGCAGCACCGCGCGCTCCTCGGCGTCGAGGGCGCCGGGTCGCGTCGGGATCGCGATCCAGGTGCCGCCGTCCGCCGCCACGGCCCGCCCCCAGTCGTCCGGCCCGAGCACGGGAGGGACGGGAAGGGACCGGCGGGTCGGACGATCGGCGACGTCCAGATCCCAGGAGACCACCAGGCGGTCGGTGTCGGGGCGGGCGTAGTAGTCGCGCTCGTACGCGATGCCGACGGCGCCGAGAGAGCTCAGATTGAAGTGCGCGTTGCGTGACAGCAGCGGATCGAACGTCCACCGCATCGTCCGCTGCCCCCAACGCAGGGCCACGGCACGCTGCGCGAGCTTGAGCGCCTGGCCGACGCCGCGTCCCTGGTGCGCGGCATCGACGGCGGCCGCCTGCGAGTAGTGGAAGGACGCGCCGGTGGTGTCACAGCCGGCGAACCCGTACGCGAACCCGATCAGCTCCCCGTCGTCGGCGAAGGCGCCGACCGCGGAACCGCCGTTGCGGGCGAGGGCGGTGAGCAGGTTGGCGTTGAGGGCGTACTCGTTCTCCGTGTATGCGAAGACGCGGGCGTACAGCGCGGCGGCCTCACGGAACTCGGTGTACCGGGTGAGCTCGCGGCAACCGTGGGCGACACCGGCGGCCACCGAAGAATGAGGCACGATACGTTTCCTAAGATCGAGGAGTCCTGCTGCTGAGAGCGATGC from Microbacterium paraoxydans includes the following:
- a CDS encoding GNAT family N-acetyltransferase, whose amino-acid sequence is MPHSSVAAGVAHGCRELTRYTEFREAAALYARVFAYTENEYALNANLLTALARNGGSAVGAFADDGELIGFAYGFAGCDTTGASFHYSQAAAVDAAHQGRGVGQALKLAQRAVALRWGQRTMRWTFDPLLSRNAHFNLSSLGAVGIAYERDYYARPDTDRLVVSWDLDVADRPTRRSLPVPPVLGPDDWGRAVAADGGTWIAIPTRPGALDAEERAVLRRDLERTMTAAFRRGDVLVGATRLDDDTAVYRATPREGTA